A genomic window from Shewanella vesiculosa includes:
- a CDS encoding DUF342 domain-containing protein, which translates to MLTPSLVTLSADKSKAELRIIPNTHGPVSEDDINALLTQADFTMLFPIIPAINKAVSEVNALCGQTPGGHELFFTIAERKDGSVSISVSDDKMQASMKITSAWGGKDITLPDILNTLKTQKIKMGLSKPKIMALIQRLSILPPGETCEGIIASGKVAVNGEDAILTRKVALARERLLQPQEREDGSVDMRDLGSLITVKPNDVLMIKTPLTTGTPGFNIHGDVLQQIPGKDKSMEPGTGASFHPQDPNQLIATVPGQPVENRTGMQVDDILQIKDVDVRCGHVNFKGSILITGDVHEGMEVKASGDVTVMGFVESATIEAQGDVIVSKGVIGRLIKEHELSTKIKATGQICAQFVQYSQLEAQGNILVTKQLLHSHSTSGDTITVSDAQGKRGDLVGGIATAAKGIRAIAFGATASTKTELFCAMHQGELKQELKELDDSIKGMVVASLELEARLRKLPPKAEWQSDAGMIEQVKMMLEQKNQMDAERIKEEVEYTQHLNEVENYYNNYVIQAEKHIFINVEIHIGNAFNRTQREHGPCIAKNVNQEISFDYSNR; encoded by the coding sequence ATGTTAACGCCATCACTCGTCACATTAAGTGCAGATAAAAGCAAAGCGGAATTACGTATAATTCCCAATACCCATGGCCCCGTGTCTGAGGATGATATTAATGCCTTGCTGACACAGGCTGATTTTACGATGTTATTTCCGATTATCCCCGCGATTAATAAAGCCGTATCTGAAGTCAATGCACTTTGTGGCCAAACGCCTGGCGGACACGAACTCTTTTTTACGATTGCCGAGCGCAAAGATGGCTCTGTGAGCATCAGTGTCAGTGACGATAAAATGCAAGCAAGCATGAAAATCACTTCAGCCTGGGGCGGCAAAGATATCACCCTACCAGACATACTGAATACCCTGAAAACTCAAAAAATCAAAATGGGACTCAGCAAACCTAAGATTATGGCATTGATACAGCGTTTATCGATATTGCCCCCAGGTGAAACCTGTGAGGGGATCATAGCCTCAGGTAAGGTAGCCGTTAATGGCGAAGATGCAATATTAACCCGTAAAGTTGCCTTAGCTCGCGAGCGTCTATTGCAACCACAAGAACGCGAAGACGGCTCTGTCGATATGCGTGATTTAGGCTCACTGATTACCGTCAAACCCAACGATGTATTAATGATTAAAACGCCATTAACGACAGGGACTCCGGGATTTAATATCCACGGTGATGTACTGCAACAAATTCCAGGTAAAGATAAATCCATGGAGCCCGGCACTGGCGCGAGCTTTCATCCTCAAGATCCCAACCAACTCATCGCCACCGTTCCTGGTCAGCCAGTGGAAAACCGTACTGGCATGCAAGTTGACGATATTCTGCAAATTAAAGATGTTGATGTTCGCTGTGGCCACGTTAATTTTAAAGGCAGTATATTAATTACCGGTGATGTGCACGAAGGTATGGAAGTTAAAGCCAGCGGTGATGTCACCGTGATGGGCTTTGTTGAGTCTGCCACTATTGAAGCTCAAGGTGATGTGATTGTCAGTAAGGGTGTTATTGGTCGCTTGATTAAAGAGCATGAACTGAGTACTAAAATTAAAGCTACCGGACAGATTTGTGCCCAATTTGTACAATATTCACAACTAGAGGCCCAAGGCAATATTTTGGTCACCAAGCAGTTGCTTCACAGTCATTCGACATCTGGTGACACTATAACGGTCAGCGATGCCCAAGGAAAACGAGGTGACTTGGTCGGCGGCATTGCCACTGCTGCTAAAGGAATTAGAGCTATTGCATTTGGCGCTACGGCCAGTACTAAAACCGAACTGTTTTGTGCTATGCATCAAGGTGAGTTAAAGCAAGAGCTTAAAGAATTAGATGACAGTATCAAAGGCATGGTTGTCGCGAGCTTAGAGTTAGAGGCGAGATTGCGTAAACTACCGCCTAAAGCGGAATGGCAAAGTGATGCTGGCATGATTGAACAAGTTAAAATGATGCTCGAGCAAAAAAATCAGATGGATGCTGAACGTATTAAAGAAGAAGTTGAATATACACAACACCTTAATGAAGTTGAAAACTATTACAATAATTATGTTATTCAAGCTGAAAAACACATATTCATCAACGTCGAGATCCACATTGGCAATGCATTTAATCGCACCCAACGTGAACATGGTCCGTGCATTGCCAAAAACGTCAATCAAGAAATATCATTCGATTACAGCAATCGCTAG
- a CDS encoding DUF4144 domain-containing protein: protein MQPVHWPAILKFDQDDELMYLVNHQDWLSFICANQFTLDANDKLIDSVGHVYGIQTQSQQLASVNSCVAELPSLLKLGDDMSVLQLLPLVRQYGQFQGHCCSSKIIFTTIEQGIATVAELEQLY, encoded by the coding sequence ATGCAACCAGTACATTGGCCTGCAATACTCAAGTTTGATCAAGATGATGAGTTAATGTACCTAGTTAATCATCAAGATTGGTTAAGCTTTATTTGTGCAAATCAATTTACCCTTGATGCTAACGATAAACTTATCGATAGTGTAGGTCATGTCTATGGTATTCAAACACAATCGCAACAGCTCGCATCAGTGAATAGCTGCGTGGCAGAGCTGCCTTCGTTGCTCAAGCTCGGTGATGATATGAGTGTATTACAACTATTGCCTCTTGTTCGTCAGTATGGCCAATTTCAAGGCCATTGCTGCAGCTCAAAAATTATCTTTACCACCATTGAACAAGGTATCGCGACTGTAGCTGAGTTAGAGCAGCTCTATTAA
- a CDS encoding site-2 protease family protein, whose translation MELLNIECLGKRLRLEGSIAGWQQLYWDNQLVSQKSASATDQAFHIHSFELTRQTSIATETENTSANVSVTPLPVRLEIDVNWQPFQLDYCLLIDDESITQGQRTVKDIERQTPEIAVVKNQKISVVGLASLGFKLLKSAKVVKVLFAGASVAAYSWLFSFQFALALIGCLVFHEYGHIRAMKHFGMKTKGIYLIPFVGGLALSDERINTRWQDVYISIMGPTFGLILSIICVGLYWITGNVFFAGLAAFNALLNLFNLLPILPLDGGHILKSISFSMNSLIGLIACILGAAIGVFISYSLGLALLGFLLLIGSVEIIFEWRGRHQSHLLPLDRYGQIFSTIWYLLTVAGLVGIIWYFAGSGDEMLAIPLQILGS comes from the coding sequence ATGGAATTACTAAATATTGAATGTCTAGGTAAACGTTTGCGACTAGAAGGCTCGATTGCGGGTTGGCAGCAACTTTATTGGGACAATCAGCTAGTATCACAAAAGTCTGCCAGTGCCACCGACCAAGCCTTTCACATCCATTCATTTGAACTGACCAGGCAAACATCTATCGCGACTGAAACCGAAAATACAAGCGCGAATGTAAGTGTCACGCCACTCCCAGTACGATTAGAAATCGATGTTAACTGGCAACCATTTCAACTTGATTATTGTTTGTTAATTGATGATGAGTCCATTACTCAAGGACAACGTACAGTTAAAGATATTGAGCGTCAAACACCTGAAATTGCCGTGGTAAAAAACCAAAAAATCAGTGTTGTAGGCCTTGCCTCACTAGGTTTTAAACTGCTAAAAAGCGCTAAGGTAGTTAAGGTTCTTTTTGCAGGAGCCAGTGTTGCCGCCTATTCTTGGCTATTTTCATTTCAATTTGCCTTAGCCCTTATCGGTTGCTTAGTGTTTCATGAATATGGTCATATTAGAGCGATGAAACATTTCGGCATGAAAACCAAAGGGATCTATTTAATCCCTTTTGTTGGCGGTTTAGCCTTGAGCGATGAGCGGATCAACACCCGTTGGCAAGACGTGTATATTTCAATAATGGGCCCCACTTTTGGGCTGATTTTATCGATTATCTGTGTCGGACTTTATTGGATAACAGGTAACGTATTCTTTGCCGGATTAGCGGCATTTAATGCTCTGCTGAACCTGTTTAATTTATTGCCTATTTTACCTCTCGATGGCGGACATATATTAAAAAGCATTAGCTTTTCGATGAACAGCTTGATTGGCCTCATCGCCTGCATTTTAGGCGCGGCCATAGGCGTCTTCATTAGCTACAGCTTAGGCTTGGCTTTACTCGGTTTTTTATTGCTGATTGGCAGTGTCGAGATTATCTTTGAGTGGCGCGGACGACATCAGAGCCACTTATTACCTTTAGATCGCTATGGACAGATTTTCTCTACTATATGGTATTTGCTCACAGTGGCAGGTTTAGTGGGCATTATTTGGTACTTTGCAGGCTCTGGCGATGAAATGTTAGCTATTCCATTGCAAATTCTGGGTAGTTAG
- a CDS encoding succinylglutamate desuccinylase/aspartoacylase family protein, with the protein MTKAIQSSVQVGELATGQALTVPLYSFIGSDSSAPSAYIQANVHGAEVQGNAVIYQLMTLLEGYQVLGNITFAPLANPLGINQKSGEFTLGRFDPITGVNWNREYFDHQVDVQAWYREHQHLTDNALFQAYRSMLVEACQKRLAQPFGISTGHRLAVNLQTMAHQADIVLDLHTGPKSCKHLYCPEYDIDAARYFSIPYTLVIPNSFGGAMDEATFCPWWQLTQYAASQGRDFSVPVSAFTLELASQERIDLDDALVDAKGILAYLSYRGVIAENVSPAKMARFACYLRDYKKFHAPKAGLIEYCAVVGEPLAAGQPLVNILRIDLYGTDQAFQAISLPMDCVPILHFASASVHQGTELYKVMTKVFALPSV; encoded by the coding sequence ATGACTAAAGCAATCCAATCGTCTGTACAGGTCGGGGAGTTGGCGACTGGGCAAGCATTGACAGTGCCGCTATATTCATTCATTGGTAGTGATAGTTCTGCGCCTAGTGCCTATATTCAGGCCAATGTTCATGGCGCAGAAGTGCAGGGCAATGCGGTAATTTATCAACTGATGACCTTGTTGGAAGGTTATCAGGTGTTAGGTAATATTACCTTTGCGCCATTAGCTAATCCGCTAGGAATTAATCAGAAGAGTGGCGAGTTTACCTTAGGACGATTTGACCCTATTACAGGTGTTAATTGGAATCGAGAGTATTTTGATCACCAAGTCGATGTTCAAGCTTGGTATCGCGAACACCAACATTTAACCGATAACGCTTTGTTTCAGGCTTATCGCTCGATGTTAGTGGAAGCATGCCAAAAGCGCTTAGCGCAACCTTTTGGGATCTCAACAGGTCATCGTCTGGCGGTAAATTTACAGACCATGGCGCACCAAGCCGACATAGTGCTTGATTTACATACTGGCCCTAAATCGTGTAAACATCTTTATTGTCCTGAGTATGATATCGATGCCGCGAGATATTTTTCAATACCCTATACCCTCGTTATCCCCAATAGTTTTGGTGGCGCGATGGATGAAGCTACATTTTGTCCATGGTGGCAATTAACTCAATATGCAGCGAGCCAGGGCCGAGATTTTTCGGTACCCGTGTCGGCATTTACCTTAGAGCTTGCCAGCCAAGAACGGATTGATCTTGATGACGCACTCGTGGATGCTAAAGGTATATTGGCTTATTTAAGCTATCGCGGGGTGATAGCTGAGAACGTTAGCCCAGCGAAAATGGCGCGATTTGCTTGTTATTTACGAGACTATAAAAAGTTTCATGCACCTAAAGCGGGCTTGATTGAATATTGTGCTGTAGTCGGTGAGCCATTAGCTGCAGGGCAGCCATTGGTCAACATTTTACGTATTGACCTTTATGGCACTGATCAGGCTTTTCAAGCGATTAGTTTGCCCATGGATTGCGTGCCGATTTTACATTTTGCCTCCGCCTCAGTTCACCAAGGTACTGAGTTGTATAAAGTCATGACCAAGGTATTTGCTTTACCCTCAGTATAA
- the lysC gene encoding lysine-sensitive aspartokinase 3: MNLAPDNVAPESHRSELVVAKFGGTSVADYASMSRCADIVLANPATRLVVVSASSGVTNLLVELTQANVNDERRLILLKQIAKIQYAILDELGRPQDVAASIDKILSRMSVLSESLELDRSKAVMDELLSTGEQCSSILFSAVIREKGTASDHFDVRQVLRTDSHFGRAEPQIEAIATLSGDFLQPLLARYVIVTQGFIGADDSGKTTTLGRGGSDYSAALLAEALCATAVEIWTDVAGIYTTDPRLAPNARPIAEISFNEAAEMATFGAKVLHPATILPAVRQKIQVFVGSSKAPEMGGTWIRHQVEDTPVFRAVALRRDQTLLNLHSLQMLHAQGFLAETFATLARHKISVDLITTSEVNVSLTLDKTGSDSSGQGLLSESLLQELSQHCRVRVEENLALIAIIGNRIASTAGICSRVFKVLENHNVRMICQGASPHNLCVLVAESEAAQVVNALHQNLFEC, translated from the coding sequence ATGAACCTTGCCCCAGATAATGTTGCGCCTGAGAGTCATCGCTCAGAATTAGTGGTTGCCAAATTTGGTGGCACGTCAGTGGCTGACTATGCCTCTATGAGTCGTTGTGCCGATATCGTTTTGGCGAATCCTGCTACTCGTCTGGTGGTGGTGAGCGCCTCCAGCGGTGTGACTAACTTATTAGTAGAGCTAACCCAAGCTAATGTTAATGATGAACGTCGTTTGATATTGCTTAAGCAAATCGCCAAAATTCAATATGCGATCCTAGACGAATTAGGACGTCCTCAAGACGTGGCCGCCAGCATTGATAAAATTCTCAGCCGGATGTCGGTATTAAGTGAATCGCTAGAGCTGGATCGTAGCAAAGCGGTGATGGACGAATTACTGTCGACGGGCGAGCAATGTTCTTCGATTTTATTTTCAGCCGTTATCCGTGAAAAAGGCACCGCATCCGATCATTTTGATGTACGTCAAGTGTTACGTACCGACAGTCATTTTGGCCGTGCAGAACCACAAATTGAAGCTATAGCAACATTGTCAGGTGATTTTTTACAGCCGTTACTTGCACGTTATGTCATTGTCACTCAAGGTTTCATTGGCGCAGATGACAGTGGTAAAACCACGACATTAGGCCGTGGAGGCAGTGATTATTCTGCAGCTCTACTTGCTGAAGCCCTCTGTGCTACAGCGGTTGAAATTTGGACTGATGTTGCCGGAATTTATACCACTGACCCTCGACTGGCGCCTAATGCTCGCCCTATTGCAGAAATTAGTTTTAATGAAGCGGCTGAGATGGCCACCTTCGGCGCTAAAGTATTGCATCCTGCGACCATTTTACCGGCAGTTAGACAAAAAATTCAGGTGTTTGTAGGATCCAGTAAAGCACCTGAAATGGGGGGGACTTGGATCCGTCATCAAGTGGAAGATACCCCTGTTTTTAGAGCCGTTGCATTGCGCCGCGATCAAACTTTATTGAATCTTCATAGTTTACAAATGTTGCATGCTCAAGGCTTTTTAGCAGAAACGTTTGCAACCTTAGCAAGGCATAAAATATCGGTTGATTTAATCACCACTTCTGAAGTAAACGTATCGCTAACGCTGGATAAAACGGGTTCTGATTCTAGTGGGCAAGGATTATTAAGCGAATCGTTATTACAAGAGCTATCGCAGCATTGTCGTGTCAGAGTTGAAGAAAATTTAGCCTTAATCGCCATTATTGGTAATCGTATCGCCTCGACGGCAGGTATTTGTAGCCGGGTGTTTAAAGTGCTTGAAAACCATAATGTGCGGATGATTTGTCAAGGTGCTAGCCCACATAATTTATGTGTGTTGGTGGCTGAATCTGAGGCGGCGCAAGTGGTTAATGCCTTACATCAAAATCTGTTTGAGTGTTGA
- a CDS encoding DUF3293 domain-containing protein, translating into MKNVIDSLWDDYQTTHFLFTQRLSDDFPFAIVTAHNPLGTRLSPSQNRLLDRQLQSKIQQYNRPYRALVGAAPDLSHMEKSWAIFIDKEQAVELGREFNQYAIYYVNRGLISLIACLDTIKPEVAMGAFNHRLRLVYELPECGHIRDE; encoded by the coding sequence ATGAAAAATGTTATAGATTCATTGTGGGATGACTATCAAACAACTCATTTTTTGTTCACTCAGCGTCTTTCTGATGATTTCCCATTTGCAATTGTTACTGCTCATAACCCCCTCGGCACTAGGCTCTCTCCGAGTCAAAATCGCTTACTTGATCGCCAGCTTCAATCTAAAATCCAACAATATAATCGCCCCTATCGCGCACTAGTCGGTGCAGCACCTGATTTGTCGCATATGGAAAAGAGTTGGGCTATTTTTATTGATAAAGAACAGGCTGTTGAGCTTGGTCGCGAGTTTAATCAATATGCCATTTATTACGTTAATAGAGGTTTAATATCCTTGATTGCATGTCTTGATACCATTAAACCGGAAGTGGCTATGGGGGCGTTTAATCACCGACTGCGTTTGGTGTATGAACTGCCAGAGTGCGGTCATATCCGTGATGAGTGA
- the arcA gene encoding two-component system response regulator ArcA, protein MQNPHILIVEDEAVTRNTLRSIFEAEGYVVTEANDGAEMHKAMQDNKINLVVMDINLPGKNGLLLARELREINNIGLIFLTGRDNEVDKILGLEIGADDYITKPFNPRELTIRARNLLTRVNNAAAETEEKGSVEFYRFNGWSLEINSRSLVNPQGEAYKLPRSEFRAMLHFVENPGKILTRADLLLKMTGRELKPHDRTVDVTIRRIRKHFESLPDTPEIIATIHGEGYRFCGDLEA, encoded by the coding sequence ATGCAAAATCCGCACATTTTAATTGTTGAAGATGAAGCTGTAACTCGTAATACATTGCGCAGTATTTTTGAAGCTGAAGGTTACGTTGTTACCGAAGCCAATGACGGTGCAGAAATGCATAAAGCGATGCAAGACAATAAGATAAATCTTGTTGTTATGGATATTAATTTACCTGGTAAAAATGGCTTGTTATTAGCACGTGAATTACGTGAAATTAATAACATCGGCCTTATTTTCTTAACGGGTCGTGACAACGAAGTTGATAAAATTCTTGGACTTGAAATTGGTGCAGATGACTACATCACTAAACCATTCAATCCTCGTGAATTAACCATCCGTGCTCGCAACTTGTTAACCCGCGTAAATAACGCTGCAGCAGAAACCGAAGAAAAAGGTTCTGTTGAGTTTTATCGCTTTAATGGCTGGAGCTTAGAAATCAACAGCCGTTCTTTGGTTAACCCACAAGGTGAAGCTTACAAGTTACCACGCAGTGAATTCCGTGCAATGCTTCACTTTGTTGAAAATCCAGGTAAGATTTTAACCCGTGCTGACTTATTGTTAAAAATGACTGGCCGTGAATTAAAGCCACATGACCGCACTGTTGACGTGACAATCCGTCGTATCCGTAAGCATTTTGAAAGCTTACCTGATACGCCAGAAATCATCGCAACAATCCACGGTGAAGGCTATCGTTTTTGTGGTGACTTAGAAGCGTAA
- a CDS encoding S9 family peptidase: MNSSTTAKLTAIQGNTTPLTIERIHASPALAGSSPRGLALSPDGKRVTYLSSRAENQHFYDLWQMDIASGKRSILINADQLEGGELSDEEKARRERQRIYGQGIMEYFWSQDSASILIPAAGKLYLYHVANNKVAELATGEGFATDARLSPKGHFVSFVRDQNLYVLSLQTQKVIALTTDGKGPIKNAMAEFVAQEEMDRMTGYWWAPDESAIAFTRIDESGVELVTRNEIYAEGIKLTEQRYPYAGKANVEIALGVVTLKDRSINWIDLGKQKDMYLPRVDWLPDSQHVSFQWQSRDQQTLDLRIASISTPKQAETVIEERSKAWINLNNDLHFLKQQAAFIWGSERDGFNHLYLFDLHGKQLKQLTQGDWAVDALEFVDEATGWVYFSGRKDSVVERHLYRVNLNKGMDSIERISQASGMHEAVFADKKPVYLDYFSSLQQPPQISLHNDSGKQLAWVEQNEIDKNHPLYDYAGLWQMPEFGQLSAEDGQALEYRLFKPVPFDAAKQYPVVVRVYGGPHAQLVVNSWSEADYFTQYLLQQGYAVFQLDNRGSAHRGTQFEHVIYQNMGDAEVNDQKVGVDYLRSLPFIDGDNVAIYGHSYGGYMALMSQFKAPGYFKAAISGAPVTDWRLYDTHYTERYMGNPETNQHGYDASSILPYVKNYQSGLLMYHGMADDNVLFENSTRVYKALQDEGKLFQMMDYPGSKHSMRGEKVRNHLYKTLAAFLDQQLK; encoded by the coding sequence ATGAACTCATCGACCACCGCAAAATTGACGGCGATACAAGGTAACACTACGCCACTCACTATTGAGCGTATTCATGCCTCTCCCGCATTGGCGGGTTCAAGCCCTCGTGGATTAGCGCTATCCCCAGACGGCAAGCGAGTTACCTATTTATCGAGCCGAGCAGAGAATCAGCATTTTTATGATTTGTGGCAAATGGATATTGCTAGCGGCAAACGCAGCATCTTGATTAATGCAGATCAATTAGAAGGGGGAGAACTGTCTGATGAGGAAAAAGCCCGCCGTGAGCGTCAACGTATTTATGGTCAAGGGATCATGGAGTATTTTTGGTCGCAAGACAGTGCAAGTATTTTAATTCCTGCCGCAGGTAAGTTGTATTTATATCATGTTGCCAATAATAAAGTCGCTGAATTAGCTACCGGAGAAGGCTTTGCTACCGATGCTCGTTTATCTCCAAAAGGTCACTTTGTGTCGTTTGTGCGCGATCAAAATTTATATGTGTTGTCGTTGCAGACGCAAAAAGTGATCGCTTTAACCACCGACGGCAAAGGGCCGATAAAAAATGCCATGGCAGAGTTTGTCGCCCAGGAAGAAATGGATCGCATGACTGGTTATTGGTGGGCGCCAGACGAGTCGGCGATTGCTTTTACTCGCATTGATGAATCAGGTGTCGAGTTAGTCACTCGTAATGAAATATATGCCGAAGGGATTAAATTAACTGAACAGCGTTATCCTTATGCAGGTAAAGCCAATGTTGAGATAGCACTTGGCGTCGTGACCTTAAAAGATCGTAGTATTAACTGGATCGATTTAGGCAAACAAAAAGACATGTATTTACCTCGTGTCGATTGGTTGCCAGATAGCCAACATGTGTCATTTCAATGGCAAAGTCGCGATCAACAAACGCTCGATCTTCGCATTGCTTCGATAAGTACACCGAAACAAGCTGAAACCGTGATTGAAGAGCGCAGTAAAGCGTGGATTAACTTAAACAATGATCTGCACTTTCTAAAGCAACAAGCTGCCTTTATTTGGGGGTCTGAACGTGATGGTTTTAATCATCTGTACTTATTTGACTTGCACGGTAAGCAGCTTAAACAATTAACCCAAGGTGATTGGGCTGTAGATGCACTTGAATTTGTTGATGAAGCTACTGGGTGGGTGTATTTTTCTGGTCGTAAAGACAGTGTGGTTGAGCGTCACTTATACCGCGTTAATCTTAATAAAGGCATGGATTCAATTGAGCGAATTAGCCAAGCATCGGGTATGCATGAGGCGGTTTTTGCAGATAAAAAACCCGTTTATTTAGATTACTTTAGTAGCTTGCAGCAACCACCACAAATTAGTTTACACAACGATAGCGGCAAACAACTCGCTTGGGTTGAGCAAAATGAGATTGATAAAAATCATCCGCTTTATGATTATGCCGGATTATGGCAAATGCCTGAGTTTGGTCAACTAAGTGCTGAAGATGGTCAAGCACTCGAGTATCGATTGTTTAAACCAGTGCCTTTTGATGCCGCTAAACAGTATCCGGTTGTGGTGCGCGTATATGGTGGACCGCATGCTCAGTTAGTGGTCAACAGTTGGAGCGAAGCCGATTATTTTACTCAATATTTACTGCAGCAAGGTTATGCAGTATTTCAATTAGATAACCGTGGTTCGGCGCACCGAGGTACTCAATTTGAACATGTGATTTATCAAAACATGGGTGATGCCGAAGTGAACGATCAAAAGGTAGGTGTTGATTATCTGCGTAGCTTACCCTTTATTGATGGGGACAATGTGGCTATTTATGGTCACAGCTACGGTGGTTACATGGCGTTAATGAGTCAGTTTAAGGCACCAGGTTATTTTAAAGCGGCGATATCGGGTGCGCCAGTAACTGATTGGCGTTTGTATGACACTCATTATACCGAGCGTTATATGGGCAACCCTGAAACTAACCAACACGGTTACGATGCCAGTAGTATTCTACCTTATGTGAAAAACTATCAGTCGGGTTTATTGATGTATCACGGCATGGCAGATGACAACGTCTTGTTTGAAAATAGTACCCGAGTCTATAAAGCATTACAGGATGAAGGTAAATTGTTCCAAATGATGGATTACCCTGGGTCTAAGCACTCTATGCGCGGCGAGAAAGTCCGAAATCATTTATATAAAACATTAGCAGCGTTTTTAGATCAACAGTTGAAATAA
- a CDS encoding class 1 fructose-bisphosphatase, which produces MQTLAQTLSAQAVNTSLAQLLLTLADTSKAISVAVRHGALAGVLGATEQENIQGETQKKLDVITNDMLKDALKTDGHVRGLASEEEDYVVEVSANGEYLVCFDPLDGSSNIDINSLVGTIFSVLPAPDGALNEQSFLQAGRKQVAAGYVLYGPSTMMALTTGNGTQFYTLAPDSQEFLLTDDNVQITPDTAEFAINMSNQRFWEAPMQTYIADLLLGSIGPREQSFNMRWIAAMVGDVHRVLCRGGIFTYPTDNKNPEKPFKLRLMYEANPMALLVEQAGGKASTGYETILDIEPTAIHQRVAVILGSANEVDTCLSYHGIDYSEEPSID; this is translated from the coding sequence ATGCAGACTTTGGCACAAACCCTTAGCGCACAAGCCGTAAATACGTCTTTAGCACAATTACTGTTAACCTTAGCTGACACTTCAAAAGCCATTAGTGTTGCTGTTCGTCACGGTGCATTAGCCGGTGTTTTAGGCGCGACAGAACAAGAAAATATTCAAGGCGAAACTCAGAAAAAACTCGATGTCATCACTAATGACATGCTTAAAGATGCGCTAAAAACCGACGGTCACGTTCGTGGTTTAGCCTCTGAAGAAGAAGATTATGTGGTTGAAGTGAGTGCTAATGGAGAATATTTGGTGTGTTTTGATCCACTCGATGGCTCATCAAATATTGATATAAACTCATTGGTCGGGACCATTTTCTCTGTATTACCCGCACCAGACGGAGCCTTAAACGAGCAAAGTTTTTTACAGGCTGGTCGCAAGCAAGTGGCAGCCGGTTATGTATTATATGGACCATCAACCATGATGGCACTAACGACGGGTAATGGTACGCAATTTTATACTTTAGCTCCCGACAGCCAAGAGTTTTTACTGACCGACGATAACGTTCAAATCACCCCAGACACTGCGGAGTTTGCCATTAATATGTCAAACCAACGTTTTTGGGAAGCCCCAATGCAAACCTATATAGCCGACTTATTACTCGGTTCAATTGGTCCACGCGAGCAATCATTTAACATGCGTTGGATTGCCGCCATGGTAGGTGATGTGCATCGCGTATTATGCCGTGGTGGTATTTTTACTTACCCAACAGACAATAAAAACCCTGAAAAACCTTTTAAGTTACGCTTAATGTACGAGGCGAACCCAATGGCATTGCTCGTTGAGCAAGCGGGCGGCAAAGCTTCAACCGGCTACGAAACCATATTGGATATTGAGCCAACAGCCATTCATCAGCGTGTAGCGGTGATCTTAGGTAGCGCCAACGAAGTCGATACTTGCTTAAGCTACCACGGTATTGATTACAGTGAAGAGCCATCAATCGACTAA